One Perca flavescens isolate YP-PL-M2 chromosome 9, PFLA_1.0, whole genome shotgun sequence genomic window carries:
- the dock7 gene encoding dedicator of cytokinesis protein 7 isoform X9 — translation MAERRAFAQKISRTVAAEVRKQIAGQYVGSPQLFKNLNVGTATTNTAPLTEAVEPVDFEEYLITHPPIVESGPLRDLIEFPPDDIEVIHTPRECRTVAQAVPEEGDTDAHVKDSVRSYTEDWAIVNRKYHKLGTGFNPNTLDKQKERQKGLPKQVFEADEMPDSSSYQDDQDDLKRRSMSIDDTPRGSWACSIFDLKNSLPDALLPHLLDRAPNEEIDRHNEEQRKANRHRELFALHPALDEEEPIERHCVPEVPKEHFGQRLLVKCLSLKFEIEIEPIFASLALYDVKEKKKISENFFFDLNSEQTKGMLRPHIQTAAISTLARSAIFSITYPSQDVFLVIKLEKVLQQGDIGECAEPYMVFKESDAAKNKEKLEKLRGQSEQFCQRLGRYRMPFAWTAIHLMNIVNSAGSLERDTELEMSLSERKGSWSERRNSSIMGRRSLERTTTGDESCSLTGFRPATLTITNFFKQEGDRLSDEDLYKFLADMRRPSSVLRRLRPITAQLKLDISPAPENPHYCLTPDLLQVKPYPDSRVRPTREILEFPARDVYVPNTTYRNLLYVNPQSLNFANRQGSARNITVKVQFMNGEDPNNAMPVIFGKSSCADFAKEAYTAVVYHNRSPDFHDEVKIKLPASLSDHHHILFTFYHVSCQQKQNTPLETPVGYTWIPMLQNGRLRTGHFCLPVSLEKPPQSYSVLSPDVPLPGMKWVDNHRGVFNVEVVSVSTIHTQDQYLDKFFALVHALDEHMFPVRIGDMRIMENNLEAELKSSIAALNSSQLEPVVRFLHLLLDKLVLLVVRPPVIAGQIVNLGQASFEVMASIVNRLHKYLDTSQDMHGRNGLLSSYIHYVFRLPSTDPNSPSPGPGGLGGSVHYATMARSAVRPASLNLNRSRSLSNSNPDISGTPTSPDDEVRSIIGSKLFHEELALQWVVSSGSVREGALQQAWFFFELMVKSIIYHLYFTDRLESPRKNRFPERFMDDITALVSTIAGDIVSRFQKDLELVERLNTSLAFFLNDLLSVMDRGFVFTLIRAYWKQVSTKLYALQNPTLESLRLDFLRIVCSHEHYVTLNLPCSLLTPPASPSPSVSSATSQSSGFSTHVQDQKIANMFELSVPFREQHFLAGLVLSELSVILDPDNEGMFGLHKKVVSVVHNLLSSHDSDPRYADPEVKARVAMLYLPLIGIVMETLPQLHDFTESYNQWGRPGGPQGAAMGSSGEEAEGEGNSLISQTVAMAIAGTSTPTPMSRPSSFLLNSQASRQHGSFSAESSRSLLICLLWVLKNADELVLQKWFTDLSVSQLNRLLDLLYLCVSCFEYKAHVVFTMQGKKAFERMNSLTFKKSKDMKAKLEEAILGSIGARQEMVRRSRGQLERSPSGSAFGSQENLRWRKDMTHWRQNSEKMDKTRAELEHEALIDGNLATEANLIILDTLEIVVQTVSVTESKESILGGVLKVLLHSMACNQSALYLQHCFATQRALVSKFPELLFEEETEQCADLCLRLLRSCSSSISTIRAHASASLYLLMRQNFEIGNNFARVKMQVTMSLSSLVGTSQNFNEEFLRRSLKTILTYAEEDLELRETTFPDQVQDLVFNLHMILSDTVKMKEHQEDPEMLIDLMYRIAKGYQTSPDLRLTWLQNMAGKHSERNNHAEAAQCLVHSAALVAEYLSMLEDRKYLPVGCVTFQNISSNVLEESAVSDDVVSPDEEGICSGKYFTEIGLVGLLEQAASSFSMAGMYEAVNEVYKVLIPIHEANRDAKKLATIHGKLQEAFGKIVHQSTGWERMFGTYFRVGIYGSKFGDLDEQEFVYKEPAITKLAEISHRLEGFYGERFGEDQVEVIKDSNPVDKCKLDPNKAFIQITYVEPYFDTYEMKDRITYFDKNYNLRRFVYCTPFTLDGRAHGDLHEQFKRKTILTTSHAFPYIKTRINIIHKEEIISTPIEVAIEDMQKKTQELAFATHQDPADAKMLQMVLQGSVGTTVNQGPLEVAQVFLSEIPSDPKLYRHHNKLRLCFKDFTKRCEDALRKNKSLIGPDQKEYQRELERNYHRLKEALQPLINRKIPQLYKPVLQVNSHRDSFSRMSLRKLDI, via the exons GCTCCCCTCACAGAGGCGGTGGAGCCGGTGGATTTTGAGGAGTACCTCATCACTCACCCTCCCATCGTTGAGTCGGGTCCCCTGAGAGATCTGATTGAGTTCCCCCCAGATGATATTGAAGTAATCCACACACCCAGGGAGTGTCGCACAGTGGCGCAAGCTGTCCCCGAGGAAGG GGACACTGATGCTCATGTCAAAGACAGTGTCAGATCCTACACAGAAGACTGGGCCATTGTCAACAGAAA ATACCACAAGCTTGGTACAGGCTTTAACCCGAACACTCTGGACAAGCAGAAGGAGCGTCAGAAAGGCCTGCCCAAACAAGTGTTTGAGGCTGATGAGATGCCAGACAGCAGCAGCTACCAGGATGACCAG GACGACCTAAAGCGGCGGTCGATGTCTATAGATGACACCCCACGGGGCAGCTGGGCATGCAGCATCTTTGACTTAAAGAACTCCCTCCCTGATGCCCTTCTCCCTCACCTACTTGACCGTGCCCCCAATGAGGAGATTGACAGGCACAACGAAGAGCAGCGCAAGGCCAACCGCCACCGCGAACTGTTTGCTCTGCACCCTGCCCTTGATGAG GAGGAGCCCATTGAGCGCCACTGTGTGCCTGAAGTACCCAAAGAACACTTTGGCCAGAGGCTACTCGTCAAGTGCTTGTCCTTGAA GTTCGAGATCGAAATTGAACCGATATTTGCTAGTTTGGCCTTATACGATgtcaaggaaaagaaaaag ATATCGGAGAACTTTTTCTTCGACCTAAACTCCGAGCAGACGAAGGGGATGTTGCGTCCGCACATTCAGACAGCAGCCATCTCCACACTGGCACGCTCTGCCATATTCTCCATCACCTACCCCTCCCAGGATGTCTTCCTTGTCATCAAG CTGGAAAAGGTACTCCAGCAAGGTGATATTGGAGAGTGTGCTGAGCCCTACATGGTCTTCAAAGAGTCAGATGCTGCCAAG aATAAAGAGAAGCTGGAGAAGCTTCGTGGCCAGTCAGAGCAGTTCTGCCAACGTCTTGGCCGCTACCGCATGCCTTTCGCCTGGACTGCCATCCACCTGATGAACATTGTGAACAGTGCTGGCAGTCTCGAGAGAGATACGGAGCTGGAGATGAGCCTCTCAG AGCGAAAAGGCTCATGGTCAGAACGGAGGAACTCGAGCATCATGGGAAGGCGTTCCTTGGAGAGGACCACCACTGGAGACGAGTCATGCAGTCTGACAGGCTTTAGACCTGCAACACTTACCATCACCAACTTCTTCAAACAG GAGGGGGACAGACTGAGTGATGAGGACTTGTATAAGTTCCTGGCAGATATGAGAAGGCCTTCTTCAGTGCTGAGAAGACTCAGACCCATCACAG CCCAGTTGAAGTTGGACATTTCTCCAGCTCCAGAGAATCCCCACTATTGCTTGACCCCTGACCTTCTACAGGTCAAACCTTACCCAGACAGCAGGGTACGTCCCACCAGGGAGATCCTGGAGTTCCCTGCCAGAGACGTCTATGTGCCAAACACCACCTACAG GAATCTGCTGTATGTGAACCCTCAAAGTCTTAACTTTGCCAACCGCCAAGGCTCTGCCCGCAACATCACAGTCAAAGTGCAATTTATGAATGGAGAGGATCCAAACAATGCAATGCCG GTGATATTTGGGAAGTCCAGCTGTGCAGATTTTGCTAAAGAAGCCTATACTGCTGTGGTGTACCATAACAG ATCCCCTGACTTTCATGATGAGGTCAAGATCAAGCTGCCTGCCTCCCTGTCGGACCACCACCATATTCTCTTCACCTTTTACCACGTCAGCTGCCAGCAGAAGCAGAACACCCCACTGGAGACCCCTGTGGGATACACG TGGATCCCCATGCTGCAGAATGGGCGCCTGCGAACGGGACATTTCTGTCTGCCCGTGTCTCTGGAAAAACCACCACAATCCTACTCTGTTCTCTCACCAGAT GTTCCTCTCCCAGGGATGAAGTGGGTGGACAACCATCGAGGAGTATTCAATGTGGAAGTGGTATCTGTTtcaaccattcacacacag GACCAGTACCTGGATAAGTTCTTTGCCTTGGTACACGCCCTGGACGAGCACATGTTCCCAGTCAGGATAGGAGACATGCGCATCATGGAGAACAACCTGGAAGCCGAGCTGAAGTCCAGCATTGCGGCGCTCAACTCTTCCCAGCTGGAGCCAGTGGTTCGATTCCTTCACCTTCTACTTGACAAGTTGGTGTTGCTTGTAGTGCGACCGCCAGTCATTGCTGGGCAGATAG tgaaCCTGGGCCAGGCGTCCTTCGAGGTCATGGCATCCATAGTGAACCGGCTTCATAAGTACTTGGACACCAGCCAGGACATGCATGGCCGCAACGGCCTGCTGTCCTCTTACATCCACTACGTCTTCCGCTTGCCCAGCACTGACCCCAACTCACCCTCTCCAG GCCCGGGAGGGTTGGGAGGTTCGGTTCACTATGCCACCATGGCTCGATCAGCTGTTCGACCAGCCAGCCTTAACCTCAACCGCTCCCGTAGCCTTAGCAACAGTAACCCTGACATCTCCGGCACGCCCACCTCTCCTGACGATGAGGTTCGCTCCATCATTGGCAGCAAG CTCTTCCATGAGGAGTTGGCCCTCCAGTGGGTGGTGAGCAGTGGGAGCGTCAgggagggcgctctacaacagGCCTGGTTTTTCTTTGAACTCATG GTGAAGAGCATTATCTACCACCTTTACTTCACTGATCGCTTAGAGTCACCCAGGAAGAACCGTTTTCCAGAACGCTTCATGGATGACATTACAGCCCTGGTCAGCACCATCGCTGGAGACATTGTGTCTCGCTTCCAGAAG GACCTAGAGTTGGTGGAGAGACTAAACACAAGTCTGGCCTTCTTCCTCAACGATTTGCTGTCAGTCATGGACCGAGGCTTTGTCTTCACCCTAATCAGGGCATACTGGAAACAG GTGTCCACAAAGCTTTACGCTCTGCAGAATCCGACCCTGGAGTCTTTGAGGCTTGATTTCTTGAGAATCGTGTGCAGCCACGAACACTACGTCACCCTCAACCTGCCCTGCAGCCTGCTCACCCCGCCTGCTTCGCCTTCCCCCTCTGTGTCTTCAGCAACTTCACAG AGCTCTGGCTTCTCCACACATGTCCAGGACCAAAAGATAGCCAACATGTTTGAGCTGTCTGTCCCCTTCAGAGAGCAACATTTTCTGGCCGGACTAGTACTGTCTGAACTGTCTGTAATACTTGACCCAGACAATGAAGG GATGTTTGGCCTGCATAAAAAAGTGGTGAGTGTCGTTCATAACCTCCTGTCCAGCCATGACTCTGACCCACGCTACGCTGATCCTGAGGTCAAGGCCCGAGTTGCCATGCTTTACCTACCTCTCATTGGCATCGTAATGGAAACTCTACCACAGCTCCATGACTTTACAG AGTCCTATAACCAGTGGGGTCGGCCAGGCGGTCCGCAGGGTGCAGCGATGGGCAGCAGTGGAGaagaggcagagggagagggTAACAGCTTGATCAGCCAGACTGTCGCCATGGCAATAGCAGGCacctccacccccaccccaatgtcccgaccaagcagcttcttgctCAACTCGCAG GCGAGTCGTCAGCACGGGAGCTTCTCGGCCGAGTCAAGTCGTAGTCTGCTCATCTGTCTGCTGTGGGTGTTGAAGAATGCTGACGAGCTGGTGTTACAGAAGTGGTTTACAGACCTGTCGGTGTCCCAGCTTAACCGTCTGCTGGATCTCCTCTACCTCTGTGTCTCCTGCTTTGAGTACAAG GCCCATGTTGTGTTCACCATGCAGGGGAAGAAGGCGTTTGAACGGATGAACAGCCTGACCTTTAAAAAGTCCAAAGACATGAAGGCCAAGCTGGAGGAGGCCATACTGGGCAGCATCGGGGCCAGACAGGAGATGGTGCGACGCAGCCGCGGACAACTAG AGCGGAGTCCATCTGGCAGTGCTTTCGGCAGTCAGGAGAACCTTCGATGGAGGAAGGACATGACCCACTGGCGACAAAACAGCGAAAAGATGGACAA GACCAGAGCAGAGCTGGAACATGAAGCACTTATTGATGGTAACCTCGCGACAGAGGCCAACTTAATTATTCTTGATACTTTGGAGATCGTTGTACAG ACAGTATCAGTGACGGAGTCCAAGGAGAGTATCCTGGGTGGGGTGCTGAAGGTGTTGCTCCACAGCATGGCCTGCAACCAGAGCGCCCTCTACCTCCAGCATTGTTTTGCCACACAGAGGGCGCTGGTGTCTAAG TTTCCTGAACTTCTGTTCGAGGAGGAAACGGAGCAGTGTGCTGACCTGTGTTTGCGATTgttgaggagctgcagcagcagcataaGTACCATCAGGGCCCACGCCAGCGCCTCCCTCTACCTCCTCATGAGGCAAAACTTTGAGATCGGCAAC AACTTTGCAAGAGTGAAGATGCAAGTGACTATGTCTCTTTCTTCGCTGGTGGGAACGTCGCAGAATTTTAACGAGGAGTTTCTGCGTCGCTCTCTAAAGACCATCCTCACCTACGCGGAGGAGGACCTGGAGCTGAGGGAGACCACGTTCCCAGACCAG GTCCAGGACCTCGTGTTTAACTTGCACATGATCCTGTCCGACACAGTGAAGATGAAGGAGCACCAGGAAGATCCTGAGATGCTGATAGATCTCATGTACAG GATCGCAAAGGGTTACCAGACGTCGCCGGACTTGCGGCTGACGTGGCTTCAGAACATGGCTGGAAAACACTCGGAGAGGAACAACCACGCTGAGGCTGCCCAGTGTCTGGTGCACAGCGCTGCTCTGGTCGCAGAATACCTGAGCATGCTGGAGGACCGCAAGTATCTGCCTGTAGGCTGTGTCACGTTCCAG aatatttcctccAACGTGCTGGAGGAATCTGCAGTCTCTGATGATGTGGTGTCACCAGATGAGGAGGGCATTTGCTCCGGAAAATACTTCACTGAGATCGGCCTTGTGGGACTCCTGGAGCAGGCTGCTTCCTCTTTTTCCATG GCGGGCATGTATGAGGCGGTAAACGAAGTGTACAAGGTACTGATCCCTATCCACGAAGCCAACAGGGACGCAAAGAAGCTAGCCACCATTCATGGTAAACTACAGGAAGCCTTTGGCAAAATTGTGCATCAG AGTACTGGCTGGGAG AGGATGTTTGGTACGTACTTCAGAGTCGGAATTTACGGTTCCAAATTTGGCGACCTAGACGAGCAAGAGTTTGTGTACAAAGAGCCTGCCATCACGAAGCTGGCAGAAATCTCTCACAGGCTAGAG GGTTTCTATGGAGAGCGATTTGGAGAGGACCAAGTAGAAGTCATTAAGGACTCCAACCCTGTGGACAAGTGCAAGTTGGACCCAAATAAG GCATTCATCCAGATCACATACGTGGAGCCGTACTTCGACACGTACGAGATGAAGGACCGCATCACTTACTTTGACAAGAACTACAACTTGCGACGTTTCGTCTACTGCACCCCCTTCACTCTGGATGGGCGGGCACACGGGGACCTGCACGAGCAGTTCAAACGCAAGACCATCCTCACCACCTCCCACGCGTTCCCTTACATCAAGACACGCATCAACATCATCCACAAAGAGGAG ATTATATCCACACCCATCGAGGTGGCAATAGAGGACATGCAGAAGAAGACTCAGGAGCTGGCCTTCGCCACCCACCAGGACCCTGCTGATGCAAAGATGTTGCAGATGGTCCTACAGGGATCGGTGGGCACAACTGTGAACCAG GGTCCTCTGGAGGTGGCTCAGGTGTTCCTGTCAGAGATTCCTAGTGACCCAAAGCTGTACCGACACCACAATAAGCTACGTCTCTGCTTCAAAGACTTCACAAAAAG GTGTGAAGATGCCCTGCGAAAAAATAAGAGCCTGATTGGTCCAGACCAGAAAGAGTACCAGAGAGAGCTGGAGAGGAACTATCACCGGCTGAAGGAGGCGCTGCAGCCGCTCATCAACAGAAAGATCCCCCAGCTTTATAAACCTGTACTGCAGGTCAACTCCCACAG AGATTCCTTCAGCAGAATGAGTCTTCGAAAGCTTGACATTTGA